Within Paenibacillus albicereus, the genomic segment GGCAAGTATCTGTTCCCCGGCACGGGCTTCACGCATGAAAAAGGCATCGACAAAGGATTCGGCGCCTGCTGCAACGTGCCCGTGCAGCCTTACACGGAGGACGAGTCGTGGCTGGAATGCTTCACGGAAACTGTAACCCGGGTCGCCCGAGCCTTCAAGCCCGACCTCATCCTCAGCCAGCACGGATGCGACGCGCACGCCTACGATCCGCTCTCCCACGTCCATTGCAGCATGCGCATCTACCTGGAAATGCCCCGGCTGATTCGCCAGCTGGCCCATGAGCTGTGCGGCGGCCGCTGGGTCGCGCTCGGCGGCGGCGGCTACGACCAGTGGCGCGTCGTCCCCCGCGCCTGGTCGCTCGTATGGCTCGTCATGTCCGATCACCCTCTCGCAGCCCGGCTGCAGGAGCCGCAGGGCCGCCTCTCTCCCTTGCCGCAAGCCTGGCTGGACCGCTGGCAGCCTCAGGCTCCGGCGACGCTGCCCCGGCACTGGCTCGACGATACGTCGGCCTGGGCCCCGATGCCCCGGCGATCCGAGATTACGGTTCAGAATCGGCAGGCCTGGGAGCTTGCGTCCCAGGATTTTTGATTCCGTCGCCAAAAAAAAAAGCAGCCGCTGGCCTCCCTCATGGAGACCAGCGGCTGCTTTGTCCAAGCTCCTCGCTCAGCCGCGGCTGAGGCTGCGGATCATCGCATCGATGACCTGGAACGACTGGTTGGCGGCCAGCACCGTGAATTCCTCAAAATTCATATGCGCGCTGCCGTCGGCCTGATCCGACATCGATCGGATGACGACATAAGGCACCTCATTGAGATGGCAGACCTGAGCGACGGCCGCCCCCTCCATCTCCGCGCATGCCCCGCTGAAGACGTCGCGCAGCTGCTGCACCTTGTCTCGGCTGGCGATGAACTGATCGCCGGACAGCACGATGCCGCGGATCGCCTTGCCCTTGGCGGCGGCCGCGCCTGCCTCCGCCGCGAGCTCGACCAGCTCCGCGTCGGCCGGGAAGACGGATACCTCCTGGTAAGGGATGACGCCTGGCCCGAAGCCGAGCGCGGTCACGTCCATATCATGCTGGACGGAGGCCGTCGACACGACGATGTCGCCGATGCGCAGCTCGGGATCGATCGCGCCGGCGACACCGGTGAACAGGACGCAGTCCGCGCCCAGATCGATGAGCGCCTGCGTGCAGACGGCGGCGTTCACCTTGCCGACGCCGGATTTCACGGCGATGATCGGCTGTCCGTGCAGCGTGCCCCTACGGAACGTCATGCCCGCCTTGCGCGTCTCCTCGCCCATCTCCCCGCTCCGAAAGAGCAGCTCCAGCTCCTCCGCCATCGCGCCGATGATTCCGACCGTTCCGTACGTCATGCTTGAGCCGCTCCCGCCGAGTTCCGCTTCACGACGTCATGCGGCAGGATGACCTTGGACTGCTCGACGGGCTCTTTTTTCATGAGCTTGGTGAGCAGGCGCATCGATACGGCGCCGATGTCGTACATCGGCTGGGCGACGGCGGACAGCGTCGGACGCACCATCTCCGCCATGCGGCTGTTGTCGACGCTGATGACCGAGATGTCGCCCGGCACGGAAAGGCCTTTGTCCTGGATCGCATGGATGGCGCCGATCGCCATCTCGTCCGTCGCCGCGAATACGGCGCTCGGGAGCTTGTCCGGCTCCAGGAAATGCCCCATCGCCTCGATCCCGGACTCGTAGCGGTAATTGCCGACGCGCACGAAGTCCTCCCGCTCCGGGATGCCCGCTTCCTGCAGGGCGCGCTTGTAGCCTTGGTAGCGGGCGTAGCCGACGGACGGGTCCTGCAGCGTGCCGCTGATCATCGCGATGTCGCGATGGCCATGGCCGATCAGCGTCTTGACGGCATCATAAGCGGCCGCTTCATGATCGATGTCGACGGACGGAATCTCGTTCTGCTCGTCCGTCGTCGCGCACAGCACGACCGGCACGTTGGCCGTCTTGAACGCCTGCTTGTGCTCGTCCGTCACCGCGCCGCCCATGAAGAGGAGGCCGTCGACCTGCTTCTCCAGCAGCGTGTTGATGACGCGGATCTCCTTATCCTTGCGCTTGTCGGCGCTGCAAAGAATGATATTGTAGTGGTACATGTTCGCGATGTCCTCGATGCCCCGCGCGACCTCGGCGAAGTTCGAGTTCGAGATGTCGGGGATGACGACTCCGACGGTGGTCGTCTTCTTGCTGGCGAGTCCGCGCGCCACCGCGTTCGGGCGGTAGCCGAGCCTGTCGATCGCTTCATACACCTTCTTGCGCGTTTGCGGCTTGACGTTCGGATTGTTGTTGACGACGCGGGAGACCGTAGCCATGGACACTCCCGCTTCTCTTGCAACATCGTAAATGGTTACAGTCACGGTTCCTTCTCTCCAATATGATGAATTATTTGGCAGCATGATACCCCTTTACGTTACGGTAATCATACGACAAACGCAGGGGCGGTTGCAATGTCAGCGGGCGTTCTCGGCCAGCGACGACTCCGTGATGTTCCAGTGGGACGCGTTCCACTCGGCCTTGCCGTCCTTCACCAGAATCGCCTGCGGGGAGGCATGCTTCACGCCGAGGCTCTCCTCGATCGCGTTCGACACCGGACGCTCTTCGACGACGCGCACCAGAGCCGTCTCTACGTCTGCGCTCTTGGCCGAGCGCGTCCAGCTCTCCCAGGCTTCATGGGCCTCCGCGCTGATCGAGCAGCGCGTGCTGTGCTTGAAGACGAGCACCGGCTTTTCATGCGACTTTTGCAGCACGTCGTTCCAATCCTCGACCGTCTGAAGGGAAATGAAGCTCATCGGTTCCCACTCTCCTATTCGTTCTATGATGATGGTGCTCGTTATGTATGAAGGGTGCAGCGGCTCAGTTGGGCGAGCCTTTTTTCGATATCCTGCCTCCAGGCCTCATCGCCGACCGATCCGGCCAGCAGCAGCAGCTCCAGCAGGCTGTCGATGCGCTCGTCCACGATCTGCTGGACGGCGGGACCGCTCGGCGTCTTGCGGCTCGCGGAAGCCTCTAGAAGTAAATCTGCCCACTCGTTCAATTCGTTAAACAGCAGCGTCTGCTTGGCCGGCTCTTCGCCGAGCTGGCCGATCAGCCCCGTCAGGTCGGGCTTTACTTCCGGCAGCACCTCGCTGCGGCTGCAGGAAGGGCAGGAATAGATCGGGACGTTGTCGATCTCGACCTTGCCGGAATAAATCACGGTGCGAAGCTTCATCGTCATCGTTTGCCCGCAAGTACAGGTTTTGTGCATAGATTGGTCCACTCCTTCGTCATCGGCAGCATGGCCGCCCTGCCCGGCCGCGAAAGACTCCGCAGCCCGGCGATCAGGATCCGCTCTGCCAGGCGGCGCTGGGAGGCACGTCGGTCCCGTCCGTGCTCGCTTTAGCTTACTTCGACCTTTTTCGCGAAAATTCCTGCTGGCGCGAGGCAAGCATTTTCTGTCAGCCTAGTCGGCGCTTCGGCGTTTGATTTGTCCCTTCCCCCTGACTTACAATGGCTGCAAGAGGAGGAGTGATCGATCATGACGCTGCAAGGAAAACGAGTCGTCTGCCTGCTGGACGACGAATTCGAGGATCTCGAGCTGTGGTATCCCGTCTATCGGGTCCGGGAGGAGGGAGCGGTCGTCGAGTTCGCCGGTCCGGAGAAGGGCAAGACCCATATCGGAAAGTACGGCGTGCCCGCCACCGCCGACCTCGCCTACGGAGAGGTCGACGCCTCGCAGGTGGACGGGCTGCTCGTGCCCGGCGGATGGGCGCCGGACAAGATCCGGCGCTATCCCGAGGTGCTGCGCCTCGTGCAGGAGATGGACCGCGACGGCAAGCCGATCGGCCAGATCTGCCATGCCGGATGGGTGCTCATCTCCGCCAAGATTTTGCGGGGACGGCAAGTGACCTCCACCCCGGGCATCCGGGATGACATGGAGAACGCTGGCGCCGTCTGGCACGACGAGGCCGTCGTCGTCGACGGCAACCTCGTTTCGGCGCGCCGTCCGCCGGATTTGCCGCCGTATGCGAAAGCTTTCGTCGACGCGCTGAAAAGCCTCTGATCGAACGAGCGCCGCTCCAATCAAAAGCCTTGCCGGAACGTTCCGGCAAGGCTTCGTTGTCGTTCGGTCCTATCCGTTGCCGCGCCCGCTCTCAGCCGGCTCCGGCGACTCGCGCTCGTCGACCTCTTGCTTGAAGCGCTGCAGGTGCAGCTTCGCCTCGGCCGCCGTACTGCTCGCCATCACATGCTCCAGGGCGCTGCGGCTGTCTTCCTGGCTCGTGCGCAGCAGGCGCTCCTTGACCTGCAGGATGGAATGCGACGACATGCTCAGCCCGTCGACGTTGAGTCCGAGCCAGATCGGCAGCGCCGCTGGATCGCCAGCCATCTCGCCGCAAACGCCGACCGTGATTCCTTGCCTGCGTCCGGCCTCGACCGTCGTCCGCAGCATGCGCAGCACGGCCGGATGATACGGCTCGTACAGATGGGAGATCTTGTCGTTCATCCGGTCGACGGCGAGCGTGAACTGGACGAGGTCGTTGGTGCCGATGCTGAAGAAATCGACCTCTCTCGCCAGCAGCTCCGCGATCATGACGGCGGCCGGCAGCTCGATCATGACGCCGGTCTCCATGGAGCGGTTGAACGGCTTGCCCTCCGCCTCCAGCTCGGCCATCGCCTCCCGCAGCAGCCGGTTCGCCTCCCGCACCTCCTCGACCGAGGAGATGAGCGGGTACATCACTTTGACGTCGCCGTAATGAGAGGCGCGGAGAATCGCGCGAAGCTGCGTGCGGAACAGGTCCTTGCGGTCGAGGCTGATGCGGATGGCGCGATAGCCGAGGAACGGATTCTCCTCCTCCGGCAGCTCGAAGTAGTCGAGATGCTTGTCGCCGCCGATGTCGAGCGTGCGGATGACGAGCGGACCGCCGTCCAGCTTTTCGGCGACGCTGCGATAGACCTCGAACTGCTCCTCTTCCTTGGGAAAGCGGGTCCGGTCCATGTAGAGGAACTCCGTGCGGAACAGTCCGACGCCGTGCGCGCCGCTCGACAAGGCGATCTCCAGCTCCTTGAGCGAGCTGATGTTGGCCGACAAGCGCAGCCGCTTGCCGTCCGGCGTCGACGGATCGACATGGGCCAGCCCTCGCAGCCGGGCCTGCTCCTCTTCCTGCTCCTGCTTGATGCGGGCATAGGCCGCGATGAGCTCGGCCGAAGGGCTCAGCTCGACGAAGCCGCTCCCGCCGTCCAGCAGCAGGACGTCGCCGGTCTGCACGCGCTCCTCCAGCTCGTCGTCGACGGAGACGACGAGCGGGATGCCGAGCGCCCTCGCCATGATGGCCGAATGCGACGTCGTGCTGCCGCCGAAGGTGGCGATGCCGAGGACGTTGCGCGGATTGAGATGGGCGAGCTGCGAAGGAGACAGCTCCTTGGCCACGAGCACGTACGGCTGCGTATCCGAAGGCAGCGTGATCTCGGGCGCTCCCAGCAGATGCTTGAGCAGCCGGTTGCCGACATCGCGGATGTCGAGCGCCCGCTCCTTCATGTATTCGTCGTCCAGCAGGTCGAACATCGTCACGAAGTGGTCGATCGCTTCCTTGACCGCAACCTCCGCCGCCTTGTACTGCCGCTCGATCATCCCCTGGATCTCGTTCATGAAGACCGGATCGTCCAGAATCGCCAGATGGGCGTCGAAAATGCTCCTCTCGTCGGGGCCGACCACTTCGCTGAGCTCGTCTTTCATCTGCTCGATCTCGACCTTGGACGTGCGGATGCCCTCGTACAGGCGCTCGAATTCCCGCGCCAGGTCGGCGACGTCGATTTTCTGCTCCGGCAGGTCCCACTCCCAGTTCGGGAGCACGAAGCACTTGCCGATCGCGATTCCCGCCGAAGCTCCAATACCCTGTGTCATGAGCGTTTCCCTCCAACCTGACTGTCCTTGGATTCGCGGAGCATGACGGACATGACGGCCGTCTGGCCCCGCTTCACCGACTTGAATGGTCCGAAGCCCCAGGAGCGGACGAGCTGCGGATTCGTGATGAGCATCGGCGTCGCCAGCGACTTGCCCGTCTTGCGCAGGCGCTGGATGTCGAACGAGATGAGCAGCTGGCCGGGAATGACCGCATCCCCTTCCTTGACCGCCGCATGGAAATAGCCGTCCAGGGCCGACGTATCGATGCCGATATGCATCAATACCTCCAGCCCCTCGGGCGTACGCAGCCCGACGGCATGCATCGTCGGATAGAGGAGGATGACCTCGCCCTTGACCGGGGCGACGAGCTCGCCGCGCTCCGGCAGGAACGCGGCGCCGTCTCCGACGAGCTTCCCGGCGAAGATCGGATCGGGCACCTCGTCGAGCGGAATCATCCGTCCTTGTACCGGCGAGCTGAACAGCACCTGGGCGCGGTCCCGCTGCATCGTCTTGAGCATCTCCTCGCGGATCAGCTCGGAGAACGTGCCGAACACGACCTGCACGTTGCCGCCGCCGAGGCGGATGACGCCGGCCGCGCCGAGGTCGCGCAGCGCCGCGGTGTCGAGCAGCTTGTCGTTGCGGACCTTGATCCGCAGCCGCGTGATGCACGCCTCGAGCGTCTCGAGGTTCTCCTTGCCGCCGATCGCCTGCAGGATGAGCGGCGCGCGGTACGGAATGTCGCCGGCCCACTCGTCGAGCGCCGAGCCTTCCTCGCGTCCCGGCGTCGGGATCTGGAAGCGGCGGATCGCCCAGCGGAAAAGTCCATAATACAGCAGAAACACGACGATGCCCAGAGGAAGAAGCAGCCAGCCCTTCGTCGCCAGATGCATGTTGATGACGTAGTCGATCGCGCCCCCGGAGAACGAGAAGCCGTGCCGGATGCCGAGCTCGTACACGATCCACATGATAAGGCCGGACAGCACGGAATGGATGACGAACAAATAGGGCGCGACGAACAGGAACGCGAACTCCACCGGTTCCGAGACGCCGGTCAAGAACGAGGCGAGCGCCGCCGACAGGAACGTGCGCTTGATCTTGGGCTTGAGGTCCTCCCGCGCCTCCTGGATGATCGCCAGCGCGATCGCCGGCAGGGCGAACATCATCGTCGGATACAGCCCCGCCATGAACGCGCCCGCGGTCGGGTCGCCCGCGAAGAAGCGCGGCAGGTCGCCGTACACCATCGTGCCTTCGTCCATGCGGTAGCCCCCCACCTGAAACCAGAACACGTGGTTGAGCAGGTGATGCAGGCCGAACACGACGAGGATCCGGTGCAGGAATCCATACAGGAACACGCCGAAGCCGCCCGCCGAGGCGACGACGTCTCCGAGCCAGAGGAGGGCTCGGCTCAGCGACGGCGCCGCCGCGACCATGAGCAGCGAGAACAGGATGCAGACGAAGCTGACGAACAGCGGCACGAACCTCGGGCCTCCGAAAAACTGGATCGATTCGGGCAGCCGGATCGACTTGAACCGTTCGTAGCTGTAGCCCGAAAGCATGCCGATGAGCGCGCCGATCAGCACCGTCGGCTCGATGTCGTAGCCGCTGGACTGCACGATGCCCGAGTAGATGAACATGCCGGCCAGCGCGGACAGGCTCGCGGCTCCCCCGTTGCTCGAGGTGCCCCAGGCGACGCCGGCAGCGAACAAATAGGGCAGGAAGAGGAAGAGCGAGCGGCCGGCAATCCGCAAATACTCCGCCATCGCCGGCATTCCGGCCGCATCCCACGGCAGCTGGGCCAGGCTCATGCAGATTGCCGCGGCGGGAAGCACCGTCATCGGCAGCATGACGGCGCGGCCGAGCTGCTGCAGGTTGCCCATGAAGTTCATGGCTGCTCCTCCTTTCTCGAATCCGTTTTCTTACCGATCTAGATTACGCCGCCTCCCCCATCGTTGTCAAAGCAAAGAAGGCAGGCCGGGGATCGGCCTGCCTCGCATGCCGGACGGCTGCGCCCGCGCCCGCCTCTCAGCGGATCCGGGGCTGGAGGATGGAGTCCTCCACCTTGATGCAGCGGTCCATGACGACAACCAGTCCGCCCTGGCGGGCGATCTCGGCCGCTTCTTCGTTGTAGACGCCGAGCTGCAGCCAGAGCACCTTGGCACCGGCCGCGACCGCCTCGCGCGCGATGTCCGGCGTGAACTCGCTGCGCCGGAAGACGTCGACGATGCCGATCGGCTCCGGCACGGAGGCGAGGTCGGGGTAGCAGCGCTCCCCAAGGATGTCGCCTTGCGCCGCCGGATTGACCGGAATGATGCGGTAGCCCCGCTGCTGCATCGCCTGCGAGACGGCATGGGACGTGCGCTCCGGGTTGTCGGAGAGGCCGACGACCGCTACGGTCGTGTTCGCCTCGAGCAGCTGCTTGATCTGTTCGCGTTCGGGATTTTCAAACGGCATGGCTTTGAATTCCTCCTCGTCTGGAAAAAGGGCTGATGGAGCTGCCTGCCGGTTTACGTTGCCCGTTGCGCCGGCGGATTACGCTATTCCTGCCACTCTACGTTGGCGCCGAGCGCCTGCAGATGGTCAAAGAAGATCGGATACGACTTGGCGACATGATGCGCGTCGCGGATGCGCAGCGGCCGGCGGCAGCGCAGGCCGACGACCGTCAGCGCCATGATGACGCGGTGGTCGTAATGGGCATTGATCTCGACGCCGCCCTCCAGCCCCTCCGGCTTGCCGTGCACGATGATCTCGTCCCGCTTCTCCTCGACGTCCGCTCCTGCCTTGCGCAGCTCCGTCAGGTAGTCGGTAATGCGGTCGCACTCTTTGTAGCGCAGGTTCTCCACGTTGTAGAAGCGGGACGTGCCCTCGGCATAAACGGCCGCTGCGACCATCGCCAGCACGGCATCGGTCGCCGCGTCGCCGTCGAACTCGACCGCCTTCAGCTTGCCGTTGCCGCGCACCGTGATGTCGTCGCCCTCATGGACGAGCGGCGTCTCCATCATGCGCAGCACGTCGACGACGGCGCGCTCGCCTTGGCGGCTCTGCTCCGGCAGGCCGTGGATCGTCACCTCCGAGCGCGTGACGGCCGCAGCCGCCAGCACCGCCGCCGAGCCCGGATAATCGCCCTGGACGCGGTAATCGCGGGCCTGGTAGCGCTGGCCGCCCGGCACGCGGTAGCGCATCAGATCGTCCGAGGCCTCGATGACGATGCCGGCCTGCTCCAGCACCTCGAGCGTCTGGCCGACGACGACCTTGGACTTGAGGTCGTCCAGCACCTCGATCTCGCTGTCCTCCCGCAGCAGCGGCGCGAGGAACAGCAGCGCGCTGAGGAACTGGGAGCTGACGTTGCCGGAGACGGTGATCTTGCCGCCCTTGGGCGCGCCGCCCCGGATGGTGATCGGCAGCTTGCCTCCATGGTCGTCGACTTCGACTCCGAGCTGACGCAGCGAGACGATCAGATCGTCGTGAGGGCGCTTGCCGAGCGAATCCGGGTACGCATTGACAAACGTCACATCCGGACAAAGCGCGGCGACCGCCATCAGGAAGCGCAGCACGGCGCCGGCATTGCCGACGTTCAGCTCGCGCACGTCTCGCGGCGCGCTGCCGAAGCCGCGGATGACGATCTTCTCGTCGTCCTCCTCCAGCTCCGCGCCCAGGTCGCGGATGCAGCGCCGCATCGCGTCGCTGTCCTCGCTGTGCGCCGGATGATGGATGGTGCTCGTGCCTTCGGCCAGCGCGGCCACGAGCAGGTAGCGGGTCGTATAGTTCTTGGAGGAGAGGGCCTGGATGCTGCCCTTGAGCTCCGGTGTCGGCGTTACGAGTACGTCCATATTCGTCATACCCCTTTGTGTAATGGTTGAAAAAATCTAAGCTCCGGGACGGCTATAGGTCGGAAGCGCGGTAAAGCCTTGAAGCGCCTCGATACGCCTCGGCCACCGCCTCCGCCGCTTCCTCCGGGGTGAGTCCGTCCGTCATGAGCTGCAGCGGAGCGAAATCATACGCTCCCTGGCGCTTCTCCAGCAGCTCGCGCACCTTGGCCGCCGGATCGCCGGCCAGCAGCGGACGGCCTCGGTCATGACGCACCCGCTCCACGATGACCGCCTCCGATGCCTGCAGCGCCGCCACGAACGCGCCCTCCAGCATGAGCCGCCGGTTGCGCTCGCGCAGCACCGCTCCGCCGCCGGTGGCGATGACGAGCGGCTCCCCGCATGCCAGCAGCCGGCCCAGCGCGTTCGTCTCCGCATCGCGGAAGCAGGCTTCCCCGCGCGACTCGAACAGCTCCGCGATCGAGCAGCCCTGCTCGCGCACGACTTCGCTGTCGGTGTCGGCGCAACGCCAGCCGAGCCGCGCGGCGAGCTCGGCGGCTACCGTCGACTTGCCCGTGCCCATGAAGCCGACGAGGACGATCTTGTCCTTGTTCTCTCCTGCCTGGCTCATCGCTTTTGTCGTCCCACCCTTGCGGTCGTTTTCCTTCCGAATATCATATCATCAATTGCTAGAAACGGGGTATAAAAATCTCTAATTTTCATAAGGATAGACTAGAGAACGAGAATTCAAAAGGAGGCGGTTTCATGACCGGCCGCAGCTTGGACCCCGGCGCCGCCGAACGGAAGATGAGCCGGATCGTCGGATCCGGCGAGATGCTTTCGCGGGAAGACGTCATCTGGGCGCTCGACTATATCCGAAAAAAAGTGGCTGACGGCGCCCCTGCCTTGCAGGGGCTGCCGCAGCCACGATGGTTGACTTGCTTCGGAGGCTTCGCCGAGGCCTCCATGAGCCTGCTGCGCTCGCCGCGCATCGGACCGCTGGAAGCGGACCGGCTGCGCCGGAATCTGCGCGAGGCGCTGGAGGCGCTGCAGCCGGAGCGGCCTTAGCCTTCGCTGGAGTCCATCCACTCGAAGTGGAAGACGCCTTCCTTGTCGACGCGCTGGAACGTATGCGCGCCGAAATAGTCGCGCTGCGCCTGCAGCAGGTTCGCCGGGAGGCGCTCCGTGCGGTAGCTGTCGAAGTACGCCAGCGCGCTGGAGAAGCCCGGTACCGGGATGCCGCTCGCGACGGCCGTCGTGACGACTTCGCGCCATGCGCCTTGGTACGACTCGACCGCATGTTTGAAGTAATCGTCCAGCAGCAGGTTCTTGAGGCCGGGATCGCGGTCGTACGCGTCCATGATGTTCTGCAGGAAGCGGGCGCGGATGATGCAGCCGCCGCGGAAAATCATCGCGATGTTGCCGTAGCGCAGATCCCAGCCGTATTCTTCGGATGCGGCGCGCATCTGGGCGAAGCCTTGGGCATAGGAACAGATTTTGCTCGCGAACAGCGCCTTGCGCACCGCCTCGACGAAGGCGGCCTTGTCGCCCGCGTACGGAGCCGGCTTCGGCCCGCTGAGCACCTTGCTCGCGGCGACGCGCTCTTCCTTCATCGCGGACAGGAAGCGCGAGAAGACGGACTGCGTGATGATCGACAGCGGCACGCCGAGATCGAGGGCGCTTTGGCTCGTCCATTTGCCCGTGCCCTTCTGGCCGGCGGAATCGAGGATGACGTCGACCATCGCCTGGCCCGTCTCCGGGTCCTTCTTGGAGAAGATGTCGGCCGTGATCTCGATCAGGTAGCTGTCGAGCTCGCCCTTGTTCCACTCGGCGAAGATTTCGTGCAGCTCGTCGGTGGAGAGGCCGAGCACCGAGCTCAGCAGGTGGTACGCCTCGGTGATGAGCTGCATGTCGCCGTATTCGATGCCGTTGTGCACCATCTTGACGTAGTGGCCGGCGCCGCCCGGTCCGATGTACGTGCAGCAAGGATCGCCGTTCACCTTGGCGGAGATGCCCGTCAGGATCGGCTCGACCAGCTTGTAGGCGGATTCCGGACCGCCCGGCATGATCGAAGGGCCCTTCAGCGCGCCTTCCTCGCCGCCGGATACACCCGTGCCGACGAAGCGGAAGCCTTGAGCCTCAAGCGCCTTGCTCCGGCGCTCGGTGTCCGGGAAGTAGGCGTTGCCCCCGTCGATGATGATGTCGCCCTGCTCCAGATGCGGCACGAGCTCGTCGATGACCGCGTCCGTAGGACCGCCCGCCTTGACCATGATGAGGATTTTGCGCGGCACTTCCAGGGAAGCGACGAATTCCTCGATCGTATAGGCCGGATGGAGGTTCTTGCCCGGCGACTCCGCCAGGAGCTCGTCCGTTTTTTCGCGGGAACGGTTGTAGACGGATACGGTGAAGCCTTTGCTCTCGATATTGAGCGCGAGGTTCTTGCCCATGACGGCGAGACCGACGACGCCGATTTGCTGTTTCGACATGAATGACCATTCCTTTGCTGAGTTAGTCCCGATATGCATCTTGCCCTAGTGTACCCTTTTTGATCGGTTATGCAAATGATTGTACCACGAACGATTCGCCCTGCGGAACGGCCGCCACATGAATATTGGATGAACGGCGGCAGGCATCGCCGCCCTCAGCTCCCGCCTGCGCGCTGGATGTCCGCCAGCTCGCGGAACGTGCCGGCAAGCCGGCCGAACACCGGACGGTAGACCTCGTACAGGCGCGCGTAGACCCGGCCGGCGTCCGCATCCGGCTCGCGGCGGTCGGTGATCGGCACCTGCGGAGCCGCCTGCCCGCTGCGTCCGAGCGCCTTCAGGGCGATCCGCCCCGCTCCGACGGAAGAAGCTTCCGCCGTGTCCGTCAGCAGCACGGGCAGCCCCGTCATGTCCGCGAGCATCTGGCGCAGCGGCTCGGAGCGGAGCAACCCGCCGCTCGCGCGGATCTCGCGCAGCGGGCCTGCCGTTTCCCGCAGCGCTTCCAGCACCGAGCGCAGGCCGTACAGGATGCCCTCCAGGGCGGCGCGGATCAGATGGCGGCGATCATGCTCCAGCGACAGGCCGACGAACACGCCCCGGGCATCCTCGTTCCAGTGGGGCGCCCGCTCGCCTGCCAGATGGGGCAGGCAAAGCAGGCCGTCCGCCCCCGGAGGCGTCTGCAGCGCCAGCTCGACCAGGTAGGCGTACGGGTCCATGCCTTTGCTCCTCGCTTCTTCCGCGAAGCCGGGAAAGAGCTTGTCCCGCACCCAGCGGAACACGACGCCGCCGCTGTTGACCGGGCCGCCCGCGATCCACAGCCCTTCGTCAAGCTCGTAGCAGAACAGCCGCCCCTCCGCGTCGGCCGCCGGCCGGCTGACCGCCGCCCGCACCGCCCCGCTCGTGCCGACGGTGACCGAGGCGATGCCGTCCTGCACCGCTCCCGCGCCAAGATTGGCGAGCACGCCGTCCGCGCCGCCCAGCACGAGCGGCGTCCCGGCCGGCAGGCCGAGGCGCTCCGCCGCTTCTTCGCGCAGCCCTTGCCGGTCGATCCAGGCTGACGGCGCCAGCTCAGGCAGCCGGTCCGCTCCGATGCCCGCCAGCTCCAGCGCTTCGGCGTCCCAGCGGCGTCCCTGCAGGTCATACAGCCCGGTGCCTCCCGCGATCGACGGA encodes:
- the aroA gene encoding 3-phosphoshikimate 1-carboxyvinyltransferase; translation: MDVLVTPTPELKGSIQALSSKNYTTRYLLVAALAEGTSTIHHPAHSEDSDAMRRCIRDLGAELEEDDEKIVIRGFGSAPRDVRELNVGNAGAVLRFLMAVAALCPDVTFVNAYPDSLGKRPHDDLIVSLRQLGVEVDDHGGKLPITIRGGAPKGGKITVSGNVSSQFLSALLFLAPLLREDSEIEVLDDLKSKVVVGQTLEVLEQAGIVIEASDDLMRYRVPGGQRYQARDYRVQGDYPGSAAVLAAAAVTRSEVTIHGLPEQSRQGERAVVDVLRMMETPLVHEGDDITVRGNGKLKAVEFDGDAATDAVLAMVAAAVYAEGTSRFYNVENLRYKECDRITDYLTELRKAGADVEEKRDEIIVHGKPEGLEGGVEINAHYDHRVIMALTVVGLRCRRPLRIRDAHHVAKSYPIFFDHLQALGANVEWQE
- a CDS encoding shikimate kinase; the protein is MSQAGENKDKIVLVGFMGTGKSTVAAELAARLGWRCADTDSEVVREQGCSIAELFESRGEACFRDAETNALGRLLACGEPLVIATGGGAVLRERNRRLMLEGAFVAALQASEAVIVERVRHDRGRPLLAGDPAAKVRELLEKRQGAYDFAPLQLMTDGLTPEEAAEAVAEAYRGASRLYRASDL
- the gndA gene encoding NADP-dependent phosphogluconate dehydrogenase encodes the protein MSKQQIGVVGLAVMGKNLALNIESKGFTVSVYNRSREKTDELLAESPGKNLHPAYTIEEFVASLEVPRKILIMVKAGGPTDAVIDELVPHLEQGDIIIDGGNAYFPDTERRSKALEAQGFRFVGTGVSGGEEGALKGPSIMPGGPESAYKLVEPILTGISAKVNGDPCCTYIGPGGAGHYVKMVHNGIEYGDMQLITEAYHLLSSVLGLSTDELHEIFAEWNKGELDSYLIEITADIFSKKDPETGQAMVDVILDSAGQKGTGKWTSQSALDLGVPLSIITQSVFSRFLSAMKEERVAASKVLSGPKPAPYAGDKAAFVEAVRKALFASKICSYAQGFAQMRAASEEYGWDLRYGNIAMIFRGGCIIRARFLQNIMDAYDRDPGLKNLLLDDYFKHAVESYQGAWREVVTTAVASGIPVPGFSSALAYFDSYRTERLPANLLQAQRDYFGAHTFQRVDKEGVFHFEWMDSSEG
- a CDS encoding gluconokinase, which translates into the protein MDGTVSGAGDMLELVAAIDLGTTSAKAVLMAAADGRLAIEAAAECGYPLLAAEPGWAEQDPEQIREAAEQALREALRALEGRPLKVLALSFSSAMHSLIVLSEQGEALTPCITWADQRAAEQARRLREDEALRQLRGRIGVPVHAMLPLCKLIWLRERRPQLHREAACFVGIREYVMRSWTGRPCRIDPSIAGGTGLYDLQGRRWDAEALELAGIGADRLPELAPSAWIDRQGLREEAAERLGLPAGTPLVLGGADGVLANLGAGAVQDGIASVTVGTSGAVRAAVSRPAADAEGRLFCYELDEGLWIAGGPVNSGGVVFRWVRDKLFPGFAEEARSKGMDPYAYLVELALQTPPGADGLLCLPHLAGERAPHWNEDARGVFVGLSLEHDRRHLIRAALEGILYGLRSVLEALRETAGPLREIRASGGLLRSEPLRQMLADMTGLPVLLTDTAEASSVGAGRIALKALGRSGQAAPQVPITDRREPDADAGRVYARLYEVYRPVFGRLAGTFRELADIQRAGGS